A single Desulfovibrio piger DNA region contains:
- a CDS encoding N-6 DNA methylase produces MSKKSNQRVNPGLNPVRKELDAIIGKGHNGYRVFEDWVGLMFYAFQRDDPPYLEIMGQYRNTEPVGQRAADHFANATAYLLDYMRATSEETLGPLYEEYAANHYTGQYFTPSSVARLMARITHTAPPETGRFKVLDPACGAGACLIAAAKEQTFEQNGRAIFVGQDIDLNCARMTALNLMFFNLDGIVLWGNHLALEVRGAWETRRSLVWGGSIQTWDKEQAAQWLRGHFSELETPPKPKKDSAVCVKTDTKTVAKMEQLSLF; encoded by the coding sequence ATGAGCAAGAAAAGCAATCAGAGAGTCAATCCGGGATTGAACCCGGTTCGCAAGGAACTTGATGCCATAATCGGCAAGGGACACAACGGTTATCGCGTGTTTGAAGACTGGGTGGGGCTTATGTTTTATGCCTTTCAACGGGACGACCCGCCGTATCTGGAAATCATGGGGCAGTACCGCAATACGGAACCGGTGGGGCAAAGGGCGGCGGATCACTTCGCTAACGCCACTGCCTACCTTCTGGATTATATGCGGGCGACAAGTGAGGAAACGCTGGGGCCGCTGTATGAAGAATACGCGGCGAACCATTACACCGGTCAGTATTTCACTCCGTCTTCCGTGGCGCGACTTATGGCCAGGATAACGCACACGGCACCGCCGGAAACGGGCCGTTTCAAGGTTCTTGACCCCGCCTGCGGCGCGGGAGCCTGCCTGATAGCGGCGGCCAAGGAACAGACGTTCGAGCAGAACGGACGGGCAATATTCGTAGGTCAGGACATAGACCTGAACTGCGCACGAATGACTGCCTTGAACCTCATGTTTTTCAATCTGGACGGGATAGTGCTGTGGGGAAATCATCTTGCCCTGGAAGTACGCGGAGCATGGGAAACACGGAGGAGCCTAGTCTGGGGAGGGAGCATCCAGACCTGGGATAAGGAACAGGCGGCACAATGGCTGCGCGGGCACTTTTCCGAGCTGGAGACGCCGCCGAAGCCAAAGAAGGATAGTGCGGTGTGTGTCAAAACTGACACAAAAACAGTGGCAAAAATGGAGCAACTTTCGTTGTTCTGA
- a CDS encoding helix-turn-helix domain-containing protein → MSKMRIREIVTLTREGWRPYDAEPERSVYERLGCTHVLRGNRRKPFWFVRGDVFCCIGCADHCTLKRPAGFPLPLPIRYSSIPSEQPYSLTPQEMVNRHDILNVRQAAYCLNVSERTIYDYIAEGKLIRLKDSPVRVRSKEVKELRGDFDE, encoded by the coding sequence ATGTCGAAAATGCGGATACGGGAAATTGTGACGCTGACCAGGGAAGGATGGCGCCCTTACGACGCTGAACCTGAACGCAGTGTGTATGAAAGGCTCGGCTGCACGCACGTATTGCGCGGGAACCGGCGCAAGCCGTTCTGGTTCGTGCGCGGAGACGTGTTTTGCTGCATCGGATGCGCGGATCACTGTACGCTTAAACGTCCGGCGGGCTTTCCCCTTCCGCTGCCCATACGCTATTCCAGCATACCTTCTGAACAGCCCTATTCTTTGACGCCGCAGGAAATGGTCAACCGTCACGACATATTGAACGTGAGGCAGGCGGCTTATTGCCTGAATGTTTCGGAGCGCACCATTTACGACTATATAGCCGAGGGAAAACTGATACGGCTCAAGGACAGTCCTGTCCGCGTCCGGTCCAAGGAGGTCAAGGAACTTCGAGGTGATTTTGACGAGTGA
- a CDS encoding phage protein GemA/Gp16 family protein, giving the protein MDNQHMRLGLYRKIEIARKQLPYMDEEAFRALLRSEFGVSSRKDMTIHQLSRLVQHFAVRYGVTYTAPAKSRNGRVTPLSRPDFIEITDSMPYAAEKRQILAIWRKLGYSMTSLNTRVKRAFGIHYFVWMQNGEQISTLLSDLQRREKSFERKRRHDDGQ; this is encoded by the coding sequence GTGGATAACCAGCACATGCGCCTTGGTTTGTATCGCAAGATTGAGATTGCCCGCAAGCAGCTTCCGTACATGGATGAGGAAGCCTTCCGGGCCTTGCTGCGTTCAGAGTTCGGCGTATCCAGCCGCAAGGATATGACTATCCATCAGCTTTCCCGACTGGTACAGCATTTTGCCGTGCGCTACGGCGTGACCTACACAGCGCCCGCAAAAAGTCGGAATGGTCGCGTGACTCCGCTAAGTCGCCCCGATTTTATAGAAATCACGGACTCCATGCCGTATGCGGCAGAAAAACGACAGATTCTGGCGATATGGCGCAAGCTGGGTTACTCCATGACTTCCCTGAATACCAGGGTCAAGCGTGCATTCGGCATCCATTACTTTGTCTGGATGCAGAACGGCGAGCAGATTTCAACGCTGTTATCGGACTTACAGCGTCGGGAAAAGTCTTTTGAGCGGAAGCGTCGGCATGATGACGGCCAGTGA
- a CDS encoding HU family DNA-binding protein — MTKQELIKAVAQAVRTAHPDRNVSVVMVETVLDALGDVAAAELLGGGEIPLPGLGKLKSKDIAARHGRNPRTGETLDIPAHKAVTFTACKDLKEAMKP, encoded by the coding sequence ATGACAAAACAGGAACTTATCAAGGCAGTGGCACAGGCGGTGCGCACGGCGCATCCCGACAGGAACGTGAGCGTCGTCATGGTGGAAACCGTTCTGGACGCGCTGGGCGACGTGGCCGCCGCCGAACTGCTGGGCGGCGGGGAAATCCCGCTGCCCGGTCTGGGAAAGCTCAAAAGCAAAGATATTGCGGCCCGTCATGGACGCAATCCGCGAACCGGGGAGACGCTGGATATTCCGGCACATAAGGCGGTGACGTTCACCGCCTGCAAAGATTTGAAAGAGGCAATGAAGCCGTAA
- a CDS encoding transglycosylase SLT domain-containing protein, with product MRERIKKYVRLLTACACNTLETLSVGFLLGVGWLLALLLFATLAHAADVTIPRAAQQYRATLVRAAHATWGMDAPVAVFAAQVHTESWWRNRTVSHVGAQGLAQFMPSTAAWLPKVAPETGNPEPFNPGWSLRALCTYDKWLWERNDGASAYERMAFTLSAYNGGQGWVNRDKSKARKLNMDASRWFGAVENVNAGRSAAAWKENRNYPRLILEERQYAYIKAGWGPGVEDEARL from the coding sequence ATGCGTGAGCGGATCAAGAAATACGTCCGGCTTCTGACGGCGTGCGCCTGCAATACGCTGGAGACCCTGAGCGTGGGTTTTCTTTTGGGCGTGGGTTGGCTGCTGGCGCTTCTGCTGTTTGCAACCTTGGCCCACGCCGCTGACGTGACGATACCCCGCGCGGCGCAGCAGTACCGGGCAACGCTTGTTCGTGCAGCGCACGCTACCTGGGGGATGGACGCACCTGTGGCCGTTTTCGCCGCTCAGGTCCATACGGAAAGCTGGTGGCGCAATCGCACGGTCTCCCATGTAGGCGCGCAGGGTCTGGCGCAATTCATGCCGTCCACAGCGGCATGGCTGCCGAAAGTCGCCCCGGAGACGGGGAATCCAGAACCGTTTAATCCGGGCTGGAGCCTGCGGGCGCTCTGCACCTATGACAAGTGGCTGTGGGAACGCAACGACGGTGCGAGCGCTTACGAGCGCATGGCGTTCACGCTTTCCGCCTACAACGGCGGCCAGGGCTGGGTGAACCGGGACAAGTCCAAAGCCCGAAAGCTGAACATGGATGCGAGCCGCTGGTTCGGAGCTGTTGAAAATGTCAATGCGGGACGTTCCGCAGCGGCGTGGAAGGAAAACCGCAACTATCCCCGTCTGATCCTGGAAGAACGGCAATACGCCTATATCAAGGCGGGCTGGGGGCCGGGCGTGGAAGATGAGGCGCGGTTATGA
- a CDS encoding putative holin has product MKKFLCNPRYLLAAFIVSGLVLLAGLVFLSPYQGPVVAYKLALVMVAAIAGMAFDFLAFPYALPSSYLDKDWREDPEATGDDGQPDFPIATGYFRPFCAAMLRRACIIAAFVLAVALGL; this is encoded by the coding sequence ATGAAGAAGTTTCTTTGCAATCCCCGGTATCTGCTGGCCGCTTTCATCGTGAGCGGCCTTGTTCTGCTGGCGGGACTGGTTTTCCTTTCTCCTTATCAGGGGCCTGTTGTGGCCTACAAGCTGGCGCTGGTCATGGTGGCGGCCATTGCGGGTATGGCTTTTGACTTTCTGGCGTTCCCCTATGCGTTGCCGTCTTCCTATCTGGACAAAGACTGGCGGGAAGACCCGGAAGCCACGGGGGATGACGGCCAGCCGGACTTTCCCATTGCCACCGGTTACTTTCGTCCGTTCTGCGCGGCCATGCTCCGCCGGGCCTGCATTATTGCGGCTTTTGTGTTGGCCGTGGCGCTGGGGCTGTAG
- a CDS encoding DNA cytosine methyltransferase — translation MSAYYNEIDPFAAAWLRELIKAGHIAPGEVDTRSIEDVVPSDLAGFRQCHFFAGIGVWSHALRCAGWPDDRPVWTGSCPCQPFSAAGKRKGTADERHLWPAFFHLIGQCRPVTIFGEQVASRDGLAWLDLVSSDLEGAGYACGAVDACAAGFGAPHIRQRLYWVAYADGEQLHRSRLQKSGGRAELADGGGVIGLADTAFRGNGAFHGQPVKGVRSQKSTGGHGFSGGLGNTVGKGLEGYTGHGDEEAGRQKQDRSASTAGCNGVSLPTDGFWRNADWLLCRDGKWRPVEPGSCPLAHGTTARVGRLRGYGNAIVAPQAEAFIKAFMDIL, via the coding sequence ATGAGCGCCTATTATAACGAGATAGACCCGTTTGCCGCTGCATGGTTGCGGGAGCTGATAAAAGCCGGACATATCGCGCCGGGAGAAGTTGACACAAGGAGCATTGAAGATGTCGTGCCTTCCGACCTTGCCGGATTCAGGCAATGTCATTTTTTCGCCGGAATCGGAGTCTGGTCCCATGCTCTGCGTTGCGCAGGATGGCCGGATGACCGTCCCGTATGGACAGGTTCCTGTCCCTGCCAGCCTTTCAGCGCGGCAGGCAAAAGAAAAGGGACTGCTGACGAGCGGCACCTGTGGCCCGCGTTCTTCCATCTCATCGGCCAGTGCCGGCCTGTCACAATCTTTGGCGAGCAGGTTGCGAGCCGTGACGGCCTTGCATGGCTCGACCTTGTATCGTCTGACCTGGAAGGAGCGGGTTACGCCTGCGGGGCGGTGGATGCCTGCGCTGCGGGCTTCGGCGCGCCGCATATCAGACAACGGCTCTACTGGGTGGCCTACGCCGACGGGGAACAGTTACACCGGAGCAGGCTCCAGAAATCGGGAGGGAGGGCTGAACTTGCAGACGGCGGTGGAGTTATCGGGCTGGCCGACACCGCGTTCCGCGGAAACGGGGCATTCCACGGGCAACCCGTCAAGGGCGTTCGATCGCAAAAGTCGACTGGAGGACATGGTTTTTCTGGCGGGCTGGGCAACACCGTCGGCAAGGGACTGGAAGGATACACCGGGCATGGCGACGAAGAGGCCGGACGGCAGAAACAGGACAGATCAGCTTCCACGGCAGGCTGCAACGGCGTATCCCTGCCGACTGACGGTTTCTGGCGAAATGCTGACTGGCTCCTGTGCCGGGATGGAAAGTGGCGGCCAGTTGAACCCGGCTCTTGCCCGCTGGCTCATGGGACTACCGCCAGAGTGGGACGACTGCGCGGTTATGGTAACGCCATCGTCGCACCGCAGGCGGAAGCCTTCATAAAAGCATTCATGGATATTCTGTAG
- the nrdD gene encoding anaerobic ribonucleoside-triphosphate reductase encodes MTEVIPNLPSIERDGKIYIGEGVKFERIRRITGYLVGTVDRFNNAKKAELRDRVKHTAMR; translated from the coding sequence ATGACGGAAGTAATACCGAACCTTCCCAGCATTGAGCGGGACGGGAAAATTTACATTGGCGAAGGCGTAAAGTTCGAGCGCATCCGGCGTATCACGGGTTATTTGGTGGGTACGGTGGACCGCTTCAACAATGCCAAGAAAGCGGAACTTCGAGACCGCGTGAAGCATACCGCCATGAGGTAA